The genomic region TATCCCTGATAAAGGTAAAGTGATTGTCTGCTCTAACCATGTTAGTGTTCTAGATCCTATTATAGTGGGAATTTCAATTCCACGGCAAATACATTTTATGGCAAAAAAAGAGCTTTTTCAAAATAAGTTTTTAAGTAGTTTACTGGGAAAGTTAGGAGCTTTTCCTGTAGATAGAGATGGTGCAGATTTAGCAGCAATACGAAACTCACTGAAAGTTTTAAAATGTGATAATGTTTTAGGAATTTTTCCTGAAGGGACTAGAAAAAAAGATGAAGATGCTGATAATGCAAAACCTGGTATTGCAATGATTAGCATTAAGGGAAAAGCTCCAATTATACCAATATATATAGATACAGAGTACAAGCTATTTAGAAAAACACGTGT from Proteiniborus sp. DW1 harbors:
- a CDS encoding lysophospholipid acyltransferase family protein; the encoded protein is MSLYGFARGLLLVIFRLAFRIELQGIENIPDKGKVIVCSNHVSVLDPIIVGISIPRQIHFMAKKELFQNKFLSSLLGKLGAFPVDRDGADLAAIRNSLKVLKCDNVLGIFPEGTRKKDEDADNAKPGIAMISIKGKAPIIPIYIDTEYKLFRKTRVIIGKPIILEEYYDQKLNMDNYKELSRQVMTTIYSLKKV